Proteins encoded by one window of Winogradskyella sp. PG-2:
- a CDS encoding polysaccharide deacetylase family protein, which translates to MQIIPAKTPEFVKTIFPNFVWNIHTDKKELYLTFDDGPTPEITEWVLQSLKKFNAKATFFCIGNNIEKHSEVFLNIISDGHSIGNHTYNHLKGWKHKTKIYYKDVLKAEKVIQKFEAANSIPLFRPPYGKFKNKQSKKLLERGYRIILWDTLSYDWDSSVNEDTCYNNVVTAAKEGSIIVFHDSLKASRNLKYVLPKILHYYSEQGYVFKAL; encoded by the coding sequence ATGCAGATAATTCCGGCAAAAACCCCAGAATTTGTAAAAACAATATTTCCGAATTTTGTCTGGAATATCCATACGGATAAAAAAGAACTCTATCTTACTTTTGATGATGGACCAACACCCGAAATTACTGAATGGGTGCTTCAAAGCTTAAAAAAATTCAATGCTAAAGCTACATTCTTTTGTATTGGTAATAATATTGAAAAGCACTCTGAAGTTTTTCTAAATATAATTTCTGATGGTCATTCCATTGGCAATCATACTTACAATCACCTCAAGGGTTGGAAACATAAAACTAAAATTTACTACAAAGATGTTTTAAAGGCTGAAAAAGTAATTCAGAAATTTGAAGCTGCTAATTCTATTCCTCTATTTAGACCTCCATATGGCAAGTTTAAAAACAAACAGAGTAAAAAACTGCTAGAACGAGGTTATCGCATTATTTTATGGGATACTTTATCTTATGATTGGGACAGTTCTGTAAATGAAGATACTTGTTATAATAATGTTGTTACAGCTGCAAAGGAAGGTAGTATTATTGTCTTTCATGATAGCCTAAAAGCCTCAAGAAACTTAAAATATGTACTACCAAAAATATTACATTATTATAGCGAACAGGGTTATGTTTTTAAAGCTTTATAA
- a CDS encoding thioredoxin family protein gives MSKFGELIDIDIPVLLDFYTDWNDPSVAMHPVLRDVAAALGDKAKVIKIDVDKNKELAEALRVKGLPTLIIYKNGEMKWRHSGEQDADTLIEIIQEYF, from the coding sequence ATGTCAAAATTTGGGGAATTAATAGATATAGATATTCCTGTTCTATTAGACTTCTATACAGATTGGAATGATCCTTCTGTTGCAATGCATCCTGTTCTTAGAGATGTTGCGGCTGCACTTGGTGATAAAGCCAAAGTGATAAAGATAGATGTAGATAAAAACAAGGAACTTGCCGAAGCACTGCGAGTTAAAGGCCTACCTACTTTAATCATCTACAAAAATGGCGAAATGAAATGGCGTCATAGTGGTGAACAAGATGCGGATACATTAATTGAAATTATCCAAGAATATTTTTAA